The Halobacterium sp. CBA1132 genome has a segment encoding these proteins:
- a CDS encoding ATPase domain-containing protein: protein MRISTGVSGLDSLLDGGLPARRLYTLSGPPGSGKTTLAAQYVTEGVKNGEDVLYVTMHETRNELVDDMDNYEFGFSRTANAENFEFLNLTRERSRRSLTQYGRESGLSSRLASMIRQEDYDRVVVDSTMLLAHFADDADAEVTHFATGLKQTDATVLLVSEMTDPTAYAEEHYLAHGVIFLHNFLENGGMTRGVQLVKMRGTNIDCDIRDVSFTGSGLQVDPGRKVRPE, encoded by the coding sequence ATGAGAATCTCGACCGGCGTCTCCGGGCTCGACAGCCTCCTCGACGGCGGGCTCCCGGCGCGCCGCCTGTACACGCTGAGCGGCCCGCCGGGCAGCGGGAAGACCACGCTCGCCGCCCAGTACGTCACGGAGGGCGTGAAGAACGGCGAGGACGTGCTGTACGTGACGATGCACGAGACGCGCAACGAACTCGTCGACGACATGGACAACTACGAGTTCGGGTTCTCGCGGACGGCGAACGCGGAGAACTTCGAGTTCCTGAATCTCACCCGGGAGCGCTCGCGGCGCTCGCTCACCCAGTACGGCCGCGAGTCCGGGCTGTCGTCGCGGCTCGCGTCGATGATTCGCCAGGAGGACTACGACCGCGTTGTCGTCGACTCCACGATGCTGCTCGCGCACTTCGCCGACGACGCGGACGCGGAGGTCACGCACTTCGCGACCGGCCTCAAGCAGACCGACGCCACCGTCCTGCTCGTCTCGGAGATGACCGACCCGACCGCCTACGCCGAGGAGCACTACCTCGCCCACGGCGTCATCTTCCTCCACAACTTCCTGGAGAACGGCGGGATGACCCGCGGCGTGCAGTTGGTGAAGATGCGTGGGACGAACATCGACTGCGACATCCGCGACGTCTCCTTCACGGGGTCGGGGCTGCAGGTCGACCCCGGACGGAAAGTCCGCCCCGAGTGA
- a CDS encoding transcription factor S — protein MQFCDECGSMMHKQDDELVCSGCEHTEPAGDSGEFVTTAAQDTSDVIETSEDANFEGKPTAEETCPECGHGKAWYTIKQTGSADEPPTRFFKCQECGSRWREYA, from the coding sequence ATGCAGTTCTGCGACGAGTGCGGGTCGATGATGCACAAGCAGGACGACGAGCTCGTGTGTTCGGGCTGCGAGCACACCGAGCCGGCCGGCGACAGCGGCGAGTTCGTCACGACCGCCGCTCAGGACACCAGCGACGTCATCGAGACGAGCGAGGACGCCAACTTCGAGGGGAAGCCGACCGCCGAGGAGACGTGTCCGGAGTGCGGCCACGGGAAGGCGTGGTACACCATCAAGCAGACCGGGAGCGCGGACGAGCCGCCGACGCGCTTCTTCAAGTGTCAGGAGTGCGGGAGCCGGTGGCGCGAGTACGCCTGA
- a CDS encoding SDR family oxidoreductase gives MTTTVAVTGATGGLGEAVARAFADDGATVVLGGRDSDSLAALAAELGGEYLRADVRDEYELERLMEHASKAGDASGIDVVVPCAAVYHGEPGETSLSEESYSAFDDTMRTNARGVFAAVSEALAHMDETGRVVVPTGSVARDAEHGFGAYAVSKAASEGVARQFAADCEQAVGCVDPGTVDTALHGMGGRDPESVAGLFTWAASVPEQLDGAVLDLAEWRDATA, from the coding sequence ATGACGACCACGGTAGCGGTGACTGGTGCGACCGGCGGCCTCGGTGAAGCGGTCGCACGGGCGTTCGCCGACGACGGTGCGACGGTCGTGCTCGGCGGCCGGGACAGCGACTCGCTGGCCGCGCTCGCAGCGGAACTGGGCGGCGAGTACCTGCGGGCGGACGTGCGCGACGAGTACGAACTCGAACGGCTCATGGAACACGCGTCCAAGGCCGGCGACGCATCCGGCATCGACGTGGTGGTGCCGTGCGCGGCGGTCTACCACGGCGAACCTGGGGAGACATCGCTCTCGGAGGAGTCCTACAGCGCGTTCGACGACACGATGCGGACGAACGCCCGTGGCGTGTTCGCGGCCGTCAGCGAGGCGCTCGCGCACATGGACGAGACCGGGCGGGTCGTGGTGCCGACCGGGAGTGTCGCCCGTGACGCCGAACACGGATTCGGCGCGTACGCCGTCTCGAAGGCCGCAAGCGAGGGCGTCGCGCGCCAGTTCGCGGCGGACTGCGAGCAGGCCGTCGGCTGCGTCGACCCGGGAACCGTCGACACCGCGCTTCACGGAATGGGCGGCCGCGACCCCGAGTCGGTCGCGGGGCTGTTCACGTGGGCGGCGTCGGTGCCCGAGCAATTGGACGGTGCGGTGCTGGACCTCGCCGAGTGGCGGGACGCGACCGCGTAG
- a CDS encoding RNA-guided pseudouridylation complex pseudouridine synthase subunit Cbf5 — protein sequence MLRDAPADRAPDDVFEFGVVNLDKPPGPSAHQVSAWIRDMVGVEKAAHAGTLDPKVTGCLPVLTGAATRLAPAMLEGPKEYVAVLELHADAPANLHSVVEEFEGPTYQKPPRKSAVARRLRVREIHDLDVLEVEDRQALLRIRCESGTYVRKLCHDLGRALGTGAHMGHLRRTATTPFDDTALSTLHDLSDALAWVRDEDDTSPPGGDPEAALRDVLVPAERALEHIPALTIAPSAAEQVAEGAPVYAPGVISADDADRGALVACYTPNGAAVCLGRFVGDPDADAGTVVDLERVLV from the coding sequence ATGCTCCGAGACGCCCCCGCGGACCGCGCCCCCGACGACGTCTTCGAGTTCGGCGTCGTCAACCTCGACAAGCCGCCGGGGCCGTCGGCCCACCAGGTGTCGGCGTGGATTCGGGACATGGTCGGCGTCGAGAAGGCCGCGCACGCCGGCACGCTCGACCCGAAGGTCACGGGCTGTCTGCCCGTCCTGACGGGCGCGGCGACGCGGCTCGCGCCCGCGATGCTGGAAGGCCCGAAGGAGTACGTCGCCGTCCTCGAACTGCACGCAGACGCGCCCGCGAACCTCCACAGCGTCGTCGAGGAGTTCGAAGGACCGACCTACCAGAAGCCGCCGCGGAAGTCCGCGGTCGCGCGCCGCCTGCGCGTCCGCGAGATTCACGACCTCGACGTGCTGGAAGTCGAGGACCGGCAGGCCCTACTCCGCATTCGCTGCGAGTCCGGGACGTACGTCCGGAAGCTCTGCCACGACCTCGGGCGCGCGCTCGGCACCGGCGCCCACATGGGCCACCTCCGCCGCACCGCCACCACGCCGTTCGACGACACGGCGCTGTCGACGCTGCACGACCTCTCGGACGCGCTCGCGTGGGTGCGCGACGAAGACGACACCAGTCCGCCCGGCGGCGACCCCGAGGCCGCGCTCCGGGACGTGCTCGTGCCCGCCGAACGCGCGCTCGAACACATCCCCGCGCTGACTATCGCGCCGTCGGCTGCCGAGCAGGTCGCCGAAGGCGCGCCCGTCTACGCGCCCGGCGTCATCAGTGCTGACGACGCGGACCGCGGCGCGCTCGTCGCGTGTTACACGCCCAACGGCGCCGCCGTCTGCCTCGGTCGCTTCGTCGGCGACCCCGACGCCGACGCCGGCACCGTCGTCGACCTCGAACGCGTCCTCGTGTAA
- a CDS encoding beta-ribofuranosylaminobenzene 5'-phosphate synthase family protein codes for MPTRVESGCRLHFGFLNLSLSHDRLYGSLGVALDQPRVAVEAEPADGVRCDHERAREHAERACEVLDVPGVDLTVHEELPPHVGLGSGTQLALSVLAAVARAHDSDADLRALAPELGRGGRSGVGVATFEAGGFVLDAGHPTGLFTTAAPPRGEWTVPAVAARHRVPDDWRFLLVVPDAPPGKEGDDEDASMRSAVEAADPGLADRISGVVTRRVLPALAGEDVAAFGAAVAEVGRLNGAWYADEQGGVYRPPVGCIVDALAGSPAVSGAGQSSWGPAVYGVTDAARAEDALAAGRDALDEAGVDGDVRVVAPRNDGARVTETGQGKA; via the coding sequence ATGCCCACTCGGGTCGAGAGCGGTTGCCGGCTCCACTTCGGCTTCCTGAACCTCTCGCTGTCCCACGACCGACTGTACGGGAGCCTCGGCGTCGCCCTCGACCAGCCGCGGGTCGCGGTGGAAGCCGAGCCAGCGGACGGCGTTCGCTGCGACCACGAGCGGGCGCGCGAGCACGCCGAGCGCGCCTGCGAAGTCCTCGACGTCCCGGGCGTCGACCTCACGGTTCACGAGGAACTGCCGCCCCACGTCGGCCTCGGATCGGGGACGCAACTCGCGCTCTCGGTGCTGGCGGCGGTGGCGCGAGCGCACGACTCGGACGCTGACTTGCGCGCGCTCGCGCCGGAACTCGGACGCGGCGGGCGGAGCGGCGTCGGCGTCGCGACGTTCGAGGCCGGGGGATTCGTGCTTGACGCCGGCCACCCGACGGGGTTGTTTACGACGGCGGCGCCGCCCCGGGGCGAGTGGACGGTGCCGGCTGTCGCGGCCCGTCACCGAGTTCCAGACGACTGGCGGTTCCTGCTCGTGGTGCCGGACGCGCCACCCGGAAAGGAGGGCGACGACGAGGACGCGAGCATGCGGTCGGCGGTAGAGGCCGCCGACCCCGGGCTCGCGGACCGAATCTCGGGCGTCGTGACGCGGCGCGTGCTCCCGGCGTTGGCGGGCGAGGACGTGGCGGCGTTCGGCGCGGCGGTCGCGGAGGTCGGGCGGCTGAACGGCGCGTGGTACGCCGATGAGCAGGGCGGCGTCTACCGGCCGCCGGTCGGCTGTATCGTGGACGCGCTCGCCGGAAGTCCCGCCGTTTCGGGCGCGGGCCAGTCGTCGTGGGGGCCGGCCGTGTACGGCGTCACGGACGCGGCTCGCGCCGAGGACGCGCTGGCGGCGGGCCGCGACGCGCTCGACGAAGCGGGCGTCGACGGTGACGTGCGCGTGGTCGCGCCGCGAAACGACGGCGCGCGGGTCACGGAGACGGGGCAGGGAAAAGCGTAA
- a CDS encoding RNA-guided endonuclease TnpB family protein, with protein MKRTNEFEVVPQSDEDGELLRQLLDASAALWNEINYQRRTNFDDPGGDVWEVDEYRGRYGGTLGASTVQQIERKNREAWQSFFALREKGEANGKPGFWGNQDEGRELRTYIRNTSYSVEWGEHSRLEILVGQDLKEEYGLGYRERLRLEVRGEPNWKEYDKQGRLELYYDDVSETFRAFQPVTIDNSRLAQPLADESAALDIGANNIVACTTTTGEQYLYEGRDLFERFRETTQRIAELQSKLEDGRYSSKRIDSLYRRRTRRRDHAMDALCRDLVERLHDEGVSTVYVGDLTDVLETHWSVRTNAKLHSFWAFRRFVDRLVYTAEEFGITVEVRTEAWTSQTCPNCSSTEDTTRHQDTLTCTCGFEGHADLAASETFLRRHETVARPMARPVCLKWDSHDWLELSRSPRPNEEHTNPQVASVDSA; from the coding sequence ATGAAGCGCACCAACGAGTTCGAAGTAGTTCCCCAGTCCGACGAGGACGGAGAGTTACTTCGTCAACTGTTGGACGCTTCAGCCGCACTCTGGAACGAAATCAATTATCAGCGCCGAACCAACTTCGACGACCCGGGCGGCGACGTGTGGGAGGTCGACGAGTACCGCGGTCGGTACGGCGGTACGCTCGGCGCTTCGACCGTTCAACAGATCGAGCGCAAGAACCGCGAAGCGTGGCAGTCGTTCTTCGCACTCCGAGAGAAGGGCGAAGCCAATGGCAAGCCCGGCTTCTGGGGGAACCAAGACGAGGGCCGCGAACTGCGGACGTATATCCGCAACACGTCGTACTCGGTCGAATGGGGCGAACACTCTCGTCTCGAGATTCTTGTCGGGCAAGACCTGAAAGAGGAGTACGGTCTTGGATACCGCGAGCGTCTCCGTCTCGAGGTTCGCGGCGAACCCAACTGGAAAGAGTACGACAAGCAGGGCCGGTTGGAACTGTATTACGACGATGTGAGCGAGACATTCAGGGCCTTTCAGCCAGTCACTATCGACAATTCTCGACTGGCACAACCACTGGCGGACGAATCCGCCGCTCTGGACATCGGCGCGAACAATATCGTCGCCTGTACGACCACGACCGGCGAGCAGTACCTCTACGAAGGACGCGACCTGTTCGAACGGTTCCGCGAGACCACGCAACGGATTGCCGAACTCCAGTCGAAGCTCGAGGATGGCCGGTACAGTTCGAAGCGAATCGACTCACTGTACCGTCGTCGAACGCGGCGGCGCGACCACGCGATGGACGCACTCTGTCGGGATCTGGTCGAACGGCTGCACGACGAGGGTGTTTCGACGGTGTACGTCGGCGACTTAACCGACGTACTCGAGACGCACTGGTCGGTTCGGACGAACGCCAAGCTGCACAGCTTCTGGGCGTTCCGGCGGTTCGTCGACCGTCTCGTGTATACTGCCGAGGAGTTCGGCATTACCGTCGAAGTCCGCACGGAAGCGTGGACCTCGCAGACGTGTCCGAACTGCAGTTCGACCGAGGACACGACGCGACATCAGGACACGCTGACGTGTACCTGCGGCTTCGAAGGCCACGCGGACCTCGCCGCGAGCGAGACGTTTCTGAGGCGGCACGAAACGGTAGCACGGCCGATGGCACGGCCTGTGTGCCTCAAGTGGGACAGTCACGATTGGCTGGAGTTATCACGCTCTCCCCGTCCCAACGAGGAGCACACGAACCCGCAAGTTGCCTCCGTGGACTCGGCATAG
- a CDS encoding YqjF family protein — translation MDVVSMEWRDVLVASWPVDPDVVAARLPDGIDVDTFDGRAWLSVVPFVMGNVRPFGIPASISRTFGELNLRTYVTGPSGPGIYFFNLDANDRLGVALARTLFRLPYYRAEMNVTREGDAVEFQSHRTHGGVPGLDFDASYQPIGDTETATPGSLEAFLLERYRFYVDGRSRLFCGEVSHDPWQLAHADATFRTNDLFTANGFDHPESMPHLVYSPGVDVTAEQVRVV, via the coding sequence ATGGACGTCGTCTCGATGGAGTGGCGTGACGTGTTGGTCGCGAGTTGGCCGGTCGACCCCGACGTCGTCGCCGCCCGCCTCCCCGACGGTATCGACGTGGACACGTTCGACGGCCGCGCGTGGCTGTCCGTGGTGCCGTTCGTGATGGGGAACGTCCGACCGTTCGGCATCCCCGCGTCGATCAGCCGAACGTTCGGCGAACTCAACCTCCGCACGTACGTCACGGGGCCGTCCGGGCCGGGCATCTACTTCTTCAACCTCGACGCCAACGACCGCCTCGGCGTCGCGCTCGCGCGCACCCTGTTCCGCCTGCCGTACTACCGCGCGGAGATGAACGTCACGCGCGAAGGCGACGCAGTCGAGTTCCAGAGCCACCGCACGCACGGCGGCGTTCCGGGCCTCGACTTCGACGCGTCCTACCAGCCCATCGGCGACACAGAGACGGCCACTCCCGGCAGCCTCGAAGCGTTCCTGCTGGAGCGCTACCGCTTCTACGTCGACGGCCGCTCGCGGCTGTTCTGCGGGGAGGTCAGCCACGACCCGTGGCAGCTTGCGCACGCCGACGCGACGTTCCGCACGAACGACCTGTTCACGGCCAATGGCTTCGACCACCCCGAGTCTATGCCTCACCTCGTCTACAGCCCCGGCGTCGACGTCACCGCCGAGCAGGTCCGCGTGGTCTGA
- a CDS encoding cold-shock protein: MATGTVDFFNDTGGYGFIESEDADEDVFFHMEDVGGPDLEEGQEVEFDIEQADKGPRATNLTRL, from the coding sequence ATGGCAACCGGTACGGTTGATTTCTTCAACGACACGGGCGGCTACGGTTTCATCGAATCTGAGGACGCGGACGAGGACGTTTTCTTCCACATGGAGGACGTCGGCGGTCCGGACCTCGAAGAAGGACAGGAAGTCGAGTTCGACATCGAGCAGGCCGACAAGGGCCCGCGCGCGACGAACCTGACCCGGCTGTAA
- a CDS encoding DUF6159 family protein, whose protein sequence is MGLRRRLRTGITLARLSATVLRDHPTLLWFPLFAGIAGVAFFALSVGVGLGLLPLAALANAPDAALYVALAVGYFGASFVVVLFTAGLMFAAKDAIDGREPSVRGGLAAAWGHKRTLFAWALVSTLVGLVVRALEESDNLAGILAGLLLSTSWAVVTYFVVPVAIFEDENIRGVFGRSIDIVRDTWGESLGAEFGLGFVHAALFLVALLVAVVAYVVSGSVAAAAAVGLPLVVVAFVVAATLNGVAKVALYEYATTGEPPNYFENVDFDVGGGNDGTRQPKSLLGKRRRGGI, encoded by the coding sequence ATGGGTCTCCGCAGGCGCCTCCGAACCGGTATCACGCTCGCCCGCCTCAGCGCCACCGTGTTACGCGACCACCCGACGCTGCTTTGGTTCCCGCTGTTCGCCGGCATCGCCGGGGTCGCGTTCTTTGCGCTCTCGGTCGGCGTCGGTCTCGGCTTGCTGCCGCTGGCGGCGCTCGCGAACGCGCCCGACGCGGCGCTGTACGTCGCGCTCGCGGTCGGCTACTTCGGCGCGTCGTTCGTCGTCGTGCTCTTCACCGCGGGGTTGATGTTCGCCGCGAAGGACGCCATCGACGGCCGCGAACCCAGCGTGCGCGGCGGCCTCGCGGCGGCGTGGGGCCACAAGCGCACGCTGTTCGCGTGGGCGCTCGTCAGCACGCTTGTCGGTCTCGTGGTGCGCGCGCTCGAAGAGTCGGACAACCTCGCGGGCATACTCGCGGGCCTGCTGTTGAGCACGTCGTGGGCGGTCGTGACGTACTTCGTCGTCCCCGTCGCCATCTTCGAGGACGAGAACATCCGGGGTGTGTTCGGGCGCAGCATCGACATCGTGCGGGACACGTGGGGCGAGTCGCTGGGCGCGGAGTTCGGCCTCGGGTTCGTCCACGCCGCGCTCTTTCTGGTGGCCCTGCTCGTCGCCGTTGTCGCGTACGTCGTGTCGGGGAGCGTCGCCGCAGCGGCCGCCGTGGGCCTGCCGCTGGTCGTGGTCGCGTTCGTCGTCGCGGCCACGCTGAACGGCGTCGCGAAGGTCGCCCTCTACGAGTACGCGACCACGGGCGAACCGCCGAACTACTTCGAGAACGTCGACTTCGACGTCGGCGGCGGAAACGACGGTACCCGACAGCCCAAGTCGCTGCTCGGGAAACGGCGCCGCGGTGGCATCTAG
- a CDS encoding sodium:calcium antiporter — MLAALLTLLAGVTTLVYGGDRVVDGASELARHAGVSTFFVGVTVVAVGSSVPEIATSLYAAAYGSGDLVVGHIVGSATSQITLGVGILSLAAPLSVARQKTRVYGGGMLAAMAVMAVALQSGTITRAQGALMVLAYLGFLAVLAEHEDYAEHVAESELTLQRATGYVLLGVALVVVGGHLLVTGSQRLAVSLGVPSYLVGLVTGLGTTAPEIAVALVAVRRDRTGIAVGTLLGSNITDPLFSLGVGAALAGVHVTGVDGVLTSVGYMIAASALVLAVLYTRRPVGRAGSLACLVLYVPTFFLG; from the coding sequence GTGCTCGCGGCACTGCTCACGCTGCTGGCGGGCGTCACGACGCTCGTCTACGGCGGCGACCGCGTCGTCGACGGCGCGAGCGAGCTCGCCCGGCACGCCGGCGTCTCCACGTTCTTCGTCGGCGTCACCGTCGTCGCCGTCGGGAGTTCGGTGCCCGAAATCGCGACATCGCTGTACGCCGCGGCGTACGGCTCGGGCGACCTCGTGGTCGGCCACATCGTCGGCTCTGCGACCTCCCAGATTACGCTGGGCGTGGGCATCCTCTCGCTGGCCGCGCCGCTGTCGGTCGCCCGGCAGAAGACCCGCGTCTACGGCGGCGGGATGCTCGCCGCGATGGCGGTGATGGCCGTCGCGCTCCAGTCGGGCACCATCACGCGCGCTCAGGGCGCGCTCATGGTGTTGGCGTACCTGGGATTTCTCGCCGTGCTCGCCGAACACGAGGACTACGCCGAGCACGTCGCTGAGTCGGAGCTTACCCTCCAGCGCGCGACCGGCTACGTCCTGTTGGGCGTCGCGCTGGTCGTCGTCGGCGGGCACCTCCTCGTGACCGGGAGCCAGCGCCTCGCGGTCAGCCTCGGCGTCCCGAGCTACCTCGTCGGGCTCGTCACGGGGCTGGGGACGACCGCGCCCGAAATCGCGGTGGCGCTGGTCGCCGTCCGCCGCGACCGCACCGGCATCGCCGTCGGGACGCTGCTCGGGTCGAACATCACGGACCCGCTGTTCTCGCTGGGCGTCGGCGCGGCGCTCGCGGGCGTCCACGTGACCGGCGTCGACGGCGTGCTCACGTCCGTTGGCTACATGATTGCCGCGAGCGCGCTCGTGCTGGCGGTCCTCTACACGCGCCGACCGGTCGGCCGCGCCGGGTCGCTGGCGTGTCTCGTGCTCTACGTCCCGACGTTCTTCCTCGGATAG
- the ilvD gene encoding dihydroxy-acid dehydratase produces MSKQKDEDLPSADVTEGVERAPHRAMFRAMGYDDADFSSPMVGVANPAADITPCNVHLDDVADAAVEGVEDGDGMPIEFGTITISDAISMGTEGMRASLISREVIADSVELVAFGERMDALVTVAGCDKNLPGMMMASIRTDLPSVFLYGGSIMPGQHDGREITVQNVFEGVGAVAAGEMSEDELEEMEHEACPGAGSCGGMFTANTMASISEAIGMAPLGSASAPAESDERYDVAERAGELAAECVREDRRPSDILTRESFENAIAVQVALGGSTNAVLHLLALAAEAGVDLDIEDFNTISDRTPKVANLQPGGSRVMNDLHEVGGVPVVIKRLLDAGLIHGDAMTVTGRTIEEELDHLGVDGDVQRTSESASGDEPRAGEVDGDVDFLKPVDDPFHETGAITVLTGNLAPDGAVLKVTGKDETQHTGPARVFESEEDAMAYVQEGKIESGDVIAIRNEGPKGGPGMREMLGVTAAVVGQGHEDDVALLTDGRFSGATRGPMVGHVAPEAADGGPIALLEDGDEVTVDVPNRELSVAVSDDELAERREDWEQPEPRYDSGVLRKYGDQFGSAADGAVTNPTAKRE; encoded by the coding sequence ATGAGCAAGCAGAAGGACGAAGACCTCCCGAGCGCCGACGTCACCGAAGGCGTCGAGCGCGCGCCCCACCGCGCGATGTTCCGCGCGATGGGCTACGACGACGCCGACTTCTCCTCACCGATGGTCGGTGTCGCGAACCCCGCCGCCGACATCACGCCGTGTAACGTCCACCTCGACGACGTGGCCGACGCCGCCGTCGAAGGCGTCGAGGACGGCGACGGCATGCCCATCGAGTTCGGCACCATCACCATCTCGGACGCCATCTCCATGGGCACCGAGGGGATGCGCGCGTCGCTCATCTCCCGCGAAGTCATCGCGGACTCCGTGGAACTGGTGGCGTTCGGCGAGCGCATGGACGCGCTCGTCACCGTCGCGGGCTGCGACAAGAACCTCCCCGGGATGATGATGGCCTCCATCCGCACCGACCTCCCGTCCGTGTTCCTCTACGGCGGGTCCATCATGCCCGGCCAGCACGACGGCCGCGAAATCACCGTCCAGAACGTCTTCGAGGGCGTCGGCGCCGTCGCCGCCGGCGAGATGAGCGAGGACGAACTGGAGGAGATGGAACACGAGGCCTGCCCCGGCGCGGGCTCCTGCGGCGGGATGTTCACCGCCAACACCATGGCCTCCATCTCGGAAGCCATCGGGATGGCGCCGCTTGGCTCCGCGAGCGCGCCCGCCGAGTCCGACGAGCGCTACGACGTCGCCGAGCGCGCCGGCGAACTCGCCGCGGAGTGCGTCCGCGAGGACCGCCGACCCTCGGACATCCTCACGCGGGAGAGCTTCGAGAACGCAATCGCCGTGCAGGTCGCGCTCGGCGGGTCGACGAACGCCGTCCTCCACCTGCTCGCGCTCGCCGCGGAGGCGGGCGTCGACCTCGACATCGAGGACTTCAACACGATCAGCGACCGCACGCCGAAGGTCGCGAACCTCCAGCCCGGCGGCTCGCGCGTGATGAACGACCTCCACGAGGTCGGCGGCGTTCCGGTCGTCATCAAGCGCCTGCTCGACGCTGGCCTCATCCACGGCGACGCCATGACTGTCACCGGCCGCACCATCGAGGAGGAACTCGACCACCTCGGCGTCGACGGCGACGTGCAACGCACGTCGGAATCAGCGAGCGGCGACGAGCCGCGAGCAGGCGAGGTCGACGGGGATGTCGACTTCCTGAAGCCCGTCGACGACCCGTTCCACGAGACGGGTGCAATCACCGTGCTCACGGGGAACCTCGCGCCCGACGGCGCCGTCCTCAAAGTGACCGGAAAAGACGAGACCCAACACACCGGCCCGGCGCGCGTCTTCGAGTCCGAGGAGGACGCGATGGCATACGTCCAAGAGGGAAAAATCGAGTCCGGGGACGTCATCGCAATCCGGAACGAGGGGCCGAAGGGCGGTCCCGGGATGCGAGAGATGCTCGGCGTCACCGCCGCCGTCGTCGGACAGGGCCACGAGGACGACGTGGCGCTACTCACCGACGGCCGCTTCTCCGGCGCGACGCGCGGCCCGATGGTCGGCCACGTCGCACCCGAAGCCGCAGATGGCGGCCCCATCGCGCTGCTGGAGGACGGCGACGAAGTGACCGTCGACGTGCCGAACCGCGAACTCTCCGTGGCCGTCTCCGACGACGAACTCGCGGAACGCCGCGAGGACTGGGAGCAGCCGGAACCGCGCTACGACTCCGGCGTGCTCAGGAAGTACGGCGACCAGTTCGGCTCCGCTGCGGACGGTGCGGTCACTAACCCCACGGCGAAGCGCGAGTAG
- a CDS encoding cupin domain-containing protein, which yields MEARSLAEAFASFEETWEPRVLAELNDQQVKVARLDGEFVWHAHEDVDELFYVVDGDLTIEYREDDRDDAVHLGPGDLTVAPAGVEHRPVAHEETKVMLFEPSGTTNTGDADDSDLTVEELERL from the coding sequence ATGGAAGCTCGTTCGCTCGCCGAAGCGTTCGCGTCGTTCGAGGAGACGTGGGAGCCCCGCGTGCTCGCCGAACTGAACGACCAGCAGGTGAAGGTCGCGCGTTTGGACGGCGAGTTCGTCTGGCACGCCCACGAGGACGTCGACGAACTGTTCTATGTGGTCGACGGCGACCTCACTATCGAGTACCGCGAGGACGACCGCGACGACGCGGTCCACCTCGGTCCCGGCGACCTGACCGTCGCGCCCGCGGGCGTCGAACACCGCCCGGTCGCCCACGAGGAGACGAAAGTGATGCTGTTCGAACCGTCGGGCACGACGAATACGGGCGACGCGGACGACAGCGACCTGACTGTCGAAGAGCTGGAGCGACTCTAG
- a CDS encoding rhodanese-like domain-containing protein has protein sequence MNRRAFLAAGAAGSLAAVSGCLGLFGSSNVNTNMELPADGNPDDGYPPAYGDPDERSVDPSSFPTTTANGETIRLAPIDVAHYWHQRADARFVDARGQKFYEQAHIYGAVNSPAQPGSSGGGISGWANDDRIVCYCGCPHHLSSVRASALQQAGFSNVFVIDEGFVPWRNNGYAMRGTNFDPPQEAKIQGAVDPEYAGEYAWATHEASGQSEAAPIAEDGSFAVHFKFYDLSADAPIHVQTPDFEVTRPLGDLTGAVLTG, from the coding sequence ATGAACCGTCGCGCGTTTCTCGCTGCTGGCGCCGCGGGGTCGCTGGCTGCCGTCTCGGGCTGTCTCGGACTGTTCGGTTCGTCGAACGTCAACACGAACATGGAACTGCCCGCCGACGGGAACCCCGACGACGGCTACCCGCCGGCCTACGGCGACCCCGACGAGCGCAGCGTCGACCCGTCGTCGTTCCCGACGACGACCGCTAACGGCGAGACGATTCGCCTCGCGCCAATCGACGTCGCCCACTACTGGCACCAGCGCGCGGACGCGCGCTTCGTGGACGCCCGCGGACAGAAGTTCTACGAGCAAGCCCACATCTACGGCGCGGTGAACAGCCCCGCACAGCCCGGGTCCTCGGGCGGCGGCATCAGCGGGTGGGCGAACGACGACCGCATCGTCTGCTACTGCGGGTGCCCGCACCACCTCTCGTCGGTGCGCGCGTCCGCGCTCCAGCAGGCCGGCTTCTCGAACGTCTTCGTCATCGACGAGGGGTTCGTCCCGTGGCGGAACAACGGCTACGCGATGCGGGGCACGAACTTCGACCCGCCACAGGAAGCGAAGATACAGGGCGCGGTCGACCCCGAGTACGCCGGCGAGTACGCGTGGGCGACCCACGAGGCGTCCGGCCAGTCGGAGGCCGCACCAATCGCCGAGGACGGGAGCTTCGCGGTTCACTTCAAGTTCTACGACCTCTCCGCGGACGCCCCGATTCACGTCCAGACGCCGGACTTCGAGGTCACGCGCCCGCTCGGTGACCTCACCGGTGCGGTGCTGACCGGCTGA